The Dermacentor silvarum isolate Dsil-2018 unplaced genomic scaffold, BIME_Dsil_1.4 Seq40, whole genome shotgun sequence genome includes a region encoding these proteins:
- the LOC119435050 gene encoding uncharacterized protein LOC119435050 yields the protein MGPPKRRKTYLDPGSSDVIPKTTKWRLHSSSVNASQPMSPNQAWAKDARIHQRAPSSESSLAPQRELSSPDVFSDDSDEDLNVSGASFQMDDGGTSPSAYVDENVASDRSDRNDSFYADLAEPFNDDGTLTRGDAYMMLLDLAVKYGLSWTVIEAIQKLFNNLFGKKAFPESKYLFKKLCGVDIADIVFHFYCPNCKLSLGETKGSLEERRRLRAECQLCHSKYLGRDLVRSGSFFVSLPIEKQLESVLSSKTASTAVMDSLSNSSGRTSSMSDITDGSQYRVTREKVGMAAHDLTVTINCDGSPVFNSSKYSIWPVQITLNELPPLLRWKNVMMPLLWYGNEHPNMTLLLEAFVIQLEKLNASGITWTFNDTQICSKVFCICCCADSPARAAMQQMMQFNGYFGCSWCYHPGNNVDGTVKYCLSQPHPDRTDEEVVADMAAACRTGSTVNGVKGPSPLINLPGFSPVWSWCPDYMHCVLLGVSRQITELWLSECGTDYYCGRPSTMTVINERLCSIKMPECISRQPRALTVRKYWKASEWQYWLLYYSMPCLANVLPQKYVEHWGLLVEGVFLLLKDSVSPLDIERSARFLTEFVVGVEFLYGQKNMTYNVHQLLHIPKSVVLFGPLWAHSCFSFEVNMGKLLRLVTSSNGVALQIATRLLLHSSLFALKALANDYALSLMEAKCKNTLGEVVPLGKAEAVSNSFLRAHSPLHGCEVVEYKKINVSGAIITSEKYIRHIRINSTALILPDGTYAKAKRIFCSRHGSTERFYITSNAYSVNALMPTEHIKSARQQDERLFEIDKHALPCIYFAFSGQEFFCNLVNSYEWS from the exons ATGGGTCCACCAAAGAGACGGAAGACATACTTGGATCCCGGATCAAGTGATGTCATTCCGAAGACGACGAAATGGCGCCTTCATAGTTCATCAGTCAACGCTTCGCAACCGATGTCACCTAATCAAGCATGGGCGAAAGATGCTCGGATTCATCAACGCGCACCTTCATCGGAAAGTTCGCTGGCCCCTCAGCGCGAACTGTCATCTCCTGATGTCTTTAGTGATGACAGCGACGAAGATTTGAacgtatctggcgcgtcattccAAATGGACGACGGTGGCACATCACCGAGTGCCTATGTAGACGAGAATGTGGCCTCGGATAGAAGTGATAGAAATGACTCATTTTACGCAGATTTAGCGGAACCTTTCAATGATGACGGGACGTTGACCCGGGGCGATGCGTACATGATGCTTTTGGACCTCGCTGTCAAATACGGGCTCTCATGGACAGTAATTGAGGCCATTCAAAAATTGTTCAACAACCTTTTTGGGAAAAAGGCGTTCCCCGAAAGCAAGTATTTATTTAAGAAGCTGTGTGGTGTCGATATCGCAGATATCGTGTTTCACTTTTATTGCCCAAATTGCAAGTTGTCACTTGGAGAAACCAAGGGAAGTCTAGAAGAACGACGACGACTTCGAGCTGAGTGCCAATTGTGCCATTCCAAATATCTTGGACGTGACCTTGTGCGTTCGGGCAGTTTCTTTGTAAGCCTGCCTATTGAAAAGCAGCTGGAGTCCGTGCTCTCTAGCAAGACAGCCAGTACTGCAGTGATGGATAGTCTCTCCAATAGTTCTGGAAGGACTTCTTCAATGAGTGATATTACAGACGGCTCGCAGTACCGAGTGACGCGGGAGAAAGTTGGCATGGCGGCACATGACTTAACAGTGACCATAAATTGTGATGGCAGCCCCGTCTTCAATTCATCTAAATATAGTATATGGCCAGTGCAAATAACTCTGAATGAATTGCCACCATTGCTGCGGTGGAAGAATGTAATGATGCCGCTACTGTGGTATGGGAATGAACATCCCAACATGACACTACTGCTGGAAGCCTTCGTCATTCAGCTGGAGAAACTAAATGCAAGTGGCATAACTTGGACATTCAACGACACCCAGATATGCTCTAAA GTGTTCTGCATCTGCTGTTGTGCAGATTCACCCGCAAGAGCAGCAATGCAGCAGATGATGCAATTTAACGGCTACTTCGGCTGCAGCTGGTGCTACCATCCGGGCAACAATGTAGATG GCACAGTCAAGTACTGCTTAAGCCAGCCTCATCCCGACCGCACAGATGAAGAGGTAGTGGCAGACATGGCAGCTGCCTGCCGCACTGGCTCCACAGTGAATGGCGTAAAAGGCCCTTCTCCTTTAATTAATTTGCCTGGGTTTAGCCCTGTGTGGTCCTGGTGCCCTGATTACATGCACTGCGTCTTGCTTGGTGTTAGTAGGCAAATAACCGAGTTATGGTTGTCAGAGTGTGGAACAGACTATTACTGCGGAAGGCCTTCTACAATGACAGTCATTAATGAACGGCTTTGCTCAATTAAAATGCCTGAGTGCATCAGCCGTCAGCCAAGAGCACTGACAGTACGAAAGTACTGGAAAGCGTCCGAGTGGCAATATTGGCTACTGTACTACAGCATGCCATGCCTCGCTAATGTACTGCCACAGAAGTATGTGGAACATTGGGGTCTTCTTGTAGAAGGAGTGTTTCTTCTTTTGAAAGATTCGGTGTCACCATTAGACATAGAGCGCAGTGCCCGATTTCTTACAGAGTTTGTAGTTGGTGTCGAGTTCCTTTATGGTCAAAAGAACATGACATATAACGTGCACCAGCTCCTTCACATCCCAAAGTCAGTGGTCCTCTTCGGTCCTCTATGGGCACACTCATGCTTCAGCTTTGAAGTAAACATGGGCAAGCTGCTGCGACTTGTGACCTCTTCTAATGGAGTAGCCCTTCAAATTGCCACACGGCTGCTGCTTCACAGCAGTCTGTTTGCTCTGAAGGCATTGGCAAATGACTATGCATTGTCATTGATGGAagcgaaatgtaaaaacaccCTTGGCGAAGTTGTTCCTTTAGGAAAGGCTGAAGCTGTCTCCAACAGTTTTCTTCGTGCTCACTCACCGTTGCATGGATGTGAGGTTGTGGAGTATAAGAAAATAAATGTGAGCGGTGCCATCATTACTTCAGAGAAGTATATTAGACACATCAGGATAAATAGTACAGCCCTTATCTTGCCTGATGGTACCTATGCTAAGGCCAAAAGAATATTTTGCTCTAGACATGGCTCTACTGAGCGGTTCTACATCACCTCAAATGCGTACTCAGTCAATGCTTTGATGCCAACTGAACACATAAAGTCTGCAAGGCAACAAGATGAAAGGCTGTTTGAGATCGATAAGCATGCCCTCCCTTGCATATACTTTGCTTTCAGCGGTCAAGAATTCTTCTGTAATCTTGTAAATAGCTATGAGTGGTCCTAG
- the LOC119435046 gene encoding BEN domain-containing protein 5-like isoform X1 produces the protein MYACVRFVEEIANNQLYIIPVKDILNFNPKDESDFDNRTTYNAYWRDTSDEENSGQYVVQILKLAASKKEMQRQLELKRPQIPKLNLSDVDSEGEEEQAAKKTARQELKKHKQTKAAARKQQYSSILSQYTQHMAHNVADASRLEPAKLPAPGSGATFERGARPKSKPSGAPARKKRATFAATESESSSDSDEALVPASQLKSALKEVQYWKMQVKEERKHSAALKEQVDFLQAQVVSRLTCVQETLDTMRTEAGAGGGLQMPPGQGLPQCDDSGKDACITTGEPSCPELMVPSGESPEHVTGSESSSKECATAHVFPSFSTTPDGRFHLCNGIFVTALQAAKLFNNKKPSILVREAAQVIWGVETLSQRSISGRLGPTRHGEGEPCKQLSPDKLDAVYACLSHWGEKHSVDTSVASEKVLRTLSEKIQDVKKKLRI, from the exons ATGTACGCGTGCGTGCGTTTTGTTGAGGAAATTGCCAATAATCAATTGTATATCATCCCAGTTAAAGATATCTTAAACTTTAACCCCAAGGATGAGTCAGACTTTGACAACCGCACAACATACAATGCGTATTGGCGTGATACATCTGATGAAGAGAACAGCGGCCAATATGTTGTGCAAATCCTGAAACTTGCAG CATCAAAAAAGGAGATGCAGCGGCAATTGGAGCTGAAGCGGCCTCAAATACCAAAGCTTAATCTGTCGGATGTTGATTCAGAAGGGGAGGAGGAGCAGGCAGCAAAAAAAACGGCAAGACAG GAATTGAAAAAACATAAACAAACAAAGGCCGCTGCTAGGAAACAGCAGTACTCAAGTATTCTATCCCAATATACGCAGCACATGGCTCACAATGTTGCTGATGCAAGTCGGCTGGAACCTGCAAAG CTTCCTGCTCCAGGCAGTGGTGCCACATTTGAAAGAGGAGCACGGCCAAAGTCAAAACCTTCAGGAGCTCCTGCCAGGAAG AAAAGGGCCACATTTGCAGCCACGGAGTCAGAGTCAAGCTCCGACTCTGATGAGGCATTAGTTCCAGCAAGTCAGCTGAAAAGTGCATTGAAAGAAGTTCAGTACTGGAAGATGCAGGTTAAAGAAGAGCGCAAACACAGTGCTGCTCTTAAAGAGCAAGTGGACTTTCTGCAAGCTCAAGTTGTGAGCCGGCTGACATGTG TTCAGGAAACATTGGACACCATGAGGACGGAAGCAG GAGCTGGAGGGGGTTTGCAGATGCCTCCAGGTCAAGGGCTTCCTCAGTGTGATGACAGCGGAAAAGACGCAT GCATCACAACTGGGGAGCCCAGTTGCCCAGAGCTCATGGTGCCATCTGGCGAAAGTCCAGAGCATGTCACAG gTTCGGAAAGCTCTTCAAAGGAGTGTGCAACTGCGCATGTATTTCCATCATTCTCAACAACTCCTGATGGACGT TTCCACCTCTGCAACGGCATTTTTGTTACTGCCCTACAAGCTGCAAAGCTTTTCAATAATAAGAAGCCGTCAATTCTTGTGCGGGAAGCCGCACAAGTAATTTGGGGTGTTGAGACCCTGTCGCAGCGCTCAATAAGCGGTAGACTGGGACCCACCAGACACGGTGAAGGCGAACCATGCAAACAATTATCTCCTGATAAGTTGGACGCTGTGTATG cATGCCTGTCCCACTGGGGGGAAAAACACAGTGTTGACACCTCAGTGGCATCAGAAAAAGTGCTGCGCACTTTGAGCGAAAAAATCcaagatgtaaaaaaaaagctgcgcaTTTGA
- the LOC119435046 gene encoding BEN domain-containing protein 5-like isoform X2 — translation MLLMQVGWNLQSFLLQAVVPHLKEEHGQSQNLQELLPGRATFAATESESSSDSDEALVPASQLKSALKEVQYWKMQVKEERKHSAALKEQVDFLQAQVVSRLTCVQETLDTMRTEAGAGGGLQMPPGQGLPQCDDSGKDACITTGEPSCPELMVPSGESPEHVTGSESSSKECATAHVFPSFSTTPDGRFHLCNGIFVTALQAAKLFNNKKPSILVREAAQVIWGVETLSQRSISGRLGPTRHGEGEPCKQLSPDKLDAVYACLSHWGEKHSVDTSVASEKVLRTLSEKIQDVKKKLRI, via the exons ATGTTGCTGATGCAAGTCGGCTGGAACCTGCAAAG CTTCCTGCTCCAGGCAGTGGTGCCACATTTGAAAGAGGAGCACGGCCAAAGTCAAAACCTTCAGGAGCTCCTGCCAGGAAG GGCCACATTTGCAGCCACGGAGTCAGAGTCAAGCTCCGACTCTGATGAGGCATTAGTTCCAGCAAGTCAGCTGAAAAGTGCATTGAAAGAAGTTCAGTACTGGAAGATGCAGGTTAAAGAAGAGCGCAAACACAGTGCTGCTCTTAAAGAGCAAGTGGACTTTCTGCAAGCTCAAGTTGTGAGCCGGCTGACATGTG TTCAGGAAACATTGGACACCATGAGGACGGAAGCAG GAGCTGGAGGGGGTTTGCAGATGCCTCCAGGTCAAGGGCTTCCTCAGTGTGATGACAGCGGAAAAGACGCAT GCATCACAACTGGGGAGCCCAGTTGCCCAGAGCTCATGGTGCCATCTGGCGAAAGTCCAGAGCATGTCACAG gTTCGGAAAGCTCTTCAAAGGAGTGTGCAACTGCGCATGTATTTCCATCATTCTCAACAACTCCTGATGGACGT TTCCACCTCTGCAACGGCATTTTTGTTACTGCCCTACAAGCTGCAAAGCTTTTCAATAATAAGAAGCCGTCAATTCTTGTGCGGGAAGCCGCACAAGTAATTTGGGGTGTTGAGACCCTGTCGCAGCGCTCAATAAGCGGTAGACTGGGACCCACCAGACACGGTGAAGGCGAACCATGCAAACAATTATCTCCTGATAAGTTGGACGCTGTGTATG cATGCCTGTCCCACTGGGGGGAAAAACACAGTGTTGACACCTCAGTGGCATCAGAAAAAGTGCTGCGCACTTTGAGCGAAAAAATCcaagatgtaaaaaaaaagctgcgcaTTTGA
- the LOC119435049 gene encoding uncharacterized protein LOC119435049 translates to MPEWSVTGWRATHVVAYVLAMATSIAALVCYRNMNARLHTTVDKCLLFTKPWIDVDASSGKCQIDYTRIEWSSDKLCNYVTFALLASFVYSIVAVWFFVMCAPSRGSQLNER, encoded by the coding sequence ATGCCCGAATGGAGTGTCACCGGCTGGCGCGCCACGCACGTCGTCGCTTACGTGCTGGCGATGGCGACCTCCATCGCTGCGCTGGTCTGTTATCGCAACATGAACGCCAGGCTTCATACCACGGTGGACAAGTGCCTGCTCTTCACGAAGCCCTGGATCGATGTTGACGCATCGAGCGGCAAGTGCCAGATCGACTACACTCGCATCGAGTGGAGCagcgacaagctgtgcaactacgtgaccttcgcgctgcTCGCTTCGTTCGTGTACAGCATCGTCGCCGTGTGGTTTTTCGTCATGTGCGCGCCAAGCCGCGGGTCGCAGCTGAATGAGAGGTGA